The Papaver somniferum cultivar HN1 unplaced genomic scaffold, ASM357369v1 unplaced-scaffold_1412, whole genome shotgun sequence genome includes the window CTCTTCGAAGCCCACATCGAGACTCTCAAGTATAATCATTCCTTCTGCTGATTAATTTGTTTTACTGGCTAGTTCATATTTATCATATAAATAACGTACTCAGACATTGTTCAAATAATTAATGATCTCCTTCTTTCGACAATAACATAGGCAAGCAGGTGCAGTAATAGTGGACAAATTGGCAATCACCAACATAAACACTATTCTCAATCCCGCTCTAAGTGGTGAAACCCAAGTAGAGAAGTTCGAGCTAAAGGTGGCCCTCAATGCTTACCTAGGAGAACTAGTTTCTTCTCCAGTCAGGTCGTTAGCTGAAGTGATCTCCTTCAAtacaaaaaatccttctttggtAAGTATATGAAGTGCATATGCTAGCTCGTATATTGGACGTATGCATCTGTCTCCTATAGTCTTACAATCAAATGATAAGATGATGGTTGACACTTTCATCCCATTCAGAGAGTTTCCTGCTAGCATTTCCTGCTCCATAAACAAAGTAGATAGTAGTTAGAATTTCTATTTACTATATGTTGTACAAAATCAGTACTAATGGAGCATCTTCATTAAATGATCAGGAGAAAACAACTACATATGGTCAAGACTTTTTTATAGGTGCTCAAAAGACAAGTGGAAACATTGGGGCAGCAGAGAAAAAGGTGTATGAGAAGCTGAAAAAACTTGATGATGATGGGTTTGTGAGTCTGATGAATAAAAACAATTTGTTTGCAGTCGTGACTCCAGGGAGTCGGTTCTCAACAGTGCTTGCTATTGGAGGACACCCAGGAATCAACGTTCCAGCAGGATTTCAACCGAATGGAATGCCTATTGGAATCACATTTGGTGGACTAAGGGGTTCAGAACCAAAGCTCATTGAGATTTCTTATGCTTTTGAACAGTTGACACTTGCTAGGAAACCTCCTTCCTATGAAATGTTAACAAAGACTCTAAACACAATTGCCAACC containing:
- the LOC113335381 gene encoding probable amidase At4g34880, whose product is QAGAVIVDKLAITNINTILNPALSGETQVEKFELKVALNAYLGELVSSPVRSLAEVISFNTKNPSLEKTTTYGQDFFIGAQKTSGNIGAAEKKVYEKLKKLDDDGFVSLMNKNNLFAVVTPGSRFSTVLAIGGHPGINVPAGFQPNGMPIGITFGGLRGSEPKLIEISYAFEQLTLARKPPSYEMLTKTLNTIANQDGITSSDSLIEMII